One part of the Streptomyces lienomycini genome encodes these proteins:
- a CDS encoding aldo/keto reductase: MRIRTIGDVAVSAVGLGAMPLSIERRPDEQRAVATVHAALDAGITLIDTADSYHWHAGETGHNELLIARALARYGGDTSHVLVATKGGRGRPGDGSWTVNAAPGHLRRAAEASVKRLGVEALGLYQLHKPDPAVPWAESVGTLRELIDAGTIRAAGISNVTAEQIREAHTILGNGLVSVQNQYSPAVRDSEAELRLSTRLGLAFLPWSPLGGISPSSLDGTRGPTTASTAFHRVAAAHGVSPQQVVLAWLLARSPVVIPVPGASRPASIQDSAKAAELELSEAEQSLLDDPRSAARPDRP; this comes from the coding sequence ATGAGGATCCGCACCATCGGTGATGTCGCCGTGAGCGCCGTCGGCCTGGGCGCCATGCCCCTGTCCATCGAGCGCCGACCGGACGAACAGCGCGCCGTCGCCACCGTCCACGCCGCCCTGGACGCCGGGATCACCCTCATCGACACCGCCGACAGCTACCACTGGCACGCCGGTGAGACCGGCCACAACGAGCTTCTCATCGCCCGCGCCCTGGCCCGTTACGGCGGGGACACCTCCCATGTGCTCGTCGCCACGAAGGGCGGTCGCGGCCGTCCCGGTGACGGCAGCTGGACCGTCAACGCCGCCCCCGGCCACCTCAGACGCGCCGCGGAGGCGTCCGTGAAGCGCCTGGGTGTGGAAGCCCTCGGCCTGTACCAACTGCACAAGCCGGACCCGGCCGTGCCCTGGGCGGAGTCCGTGGGCACGCTGCGGGAGCTGATCGACGCCGGCACCATCCGCGCCGCGGGGATCTCCAACGTCACCGCCGAGCAGATCCGCGAAGCGCACACGATCCTCGGCAACGGCCTCGTCTCCGTGCAGAACCAGTACTCACCGGCCGTCCGCGACAGCGAGGCCGAGCTGCGGCTGAGCACCCGGTTGGGGCTGGCCTTCCTGCCCTGGAGCCCACTGGGCGGCATCTCTCCCAGCTCACTCGACGGCACCCGCGGACCCACCACCGCGAGCACAGCCTTCCACCGCGTCGCGGCCGCGCACGGCGTCAGCCCACAGCAGGTCGTCCTGGCGTGGCTGCTGGCCCGCTCCCCGGTGGTGATCCCGGTGCCGGGCGCCAGCCGTCCGGCGTCGATCCAGGACTCCGCCAAGGCGGCCGAGCTCGAACTGAGCGAGGCGGAGCAGAGCCTGCTGGACGACCCACGAAGCGCGGCTCGCCCGGACCGCCCCTGA
- a CDS encoding DUF397 domain-containing protein — protein sequence MTGKDTPAHLADLAWFKSSYSDTSNPSDCVEVATARAAVHVRDSKRPDGPRLAVEPTAWTAFVAWPRVAD from the coding sequence ATGACCGGTAAGGACACACCCGCACACCTCGCCGACCTGGCCTGGTTCAAGAGCAGTTACAGCGACACCAGCAATCCCAGCGACTGCGTCGAGGTCGCGACAGCTCGCGCCGCCGTCCACGTCCGCGACTCCAAGCGCCCCGACGGCCCCCGCCTCGCCGTCGAACCCACGGCGTGGACGGCGTTCGTGGCCTGGCCCCGCGTGGCGGACTAG
- a CDS encoding helix-turn-helix domain-containing protein gives MSVNGGTDEPGWEVDPDDEWGVAVLTTVGRQLRLRREAAGLRVGDFAVAVGYGEDLVYKVEGGKRIPRREYLEKADQLLQADGLIAAAWEDVKKVRYPKQVRDLTKLESRAVESLSYGSYSLHGLLQTEEYARALLGRRRPALTDDEVESALAARMGRRAMFERDPAPELGFVQEEATLRRPVGGMMVLRRQLEHLLEVGRLRHVEIQVMPTSRGDHPGGGRMQVLKFEDGTAVGRADDEFGGRPVTDPRHLRVLELRYGSIRAEALPVRESMAFVEQLLGET, from the coding sequence ATGTCGGTGAACGGCGGTACGGACGAGCCGGGTTGGGAGGTCGACCCGGACGACGAGTGGGGCGTGGCCGTCCTCACCACCGTGGGGAGGCAGCTGAGGCTGCGTCGCGAGGCGGCGGGCCTGCGGGTGGGCGACTTCGCGGTGGCCGTCGGGTACGGGGAGGACCTCGTCTACAAGGTGGAGGGCGGGAAGCGGATCCCCCGGCGCGAGTACCTGGAGAAGGCGGACCAGCTCTTGCAGGCGGACGGTCTCATCGCCGCGGCCTGGGAGGACGTGAAGAAGGTCCGCTACCCCAAGCAGGTGCGGGACCTGACGAAGCTGGAGTCGCGGGCCGTCGAGTCGCTGTCGTACGGCAGTTACAGCCTGCACGGGCTGCTCCAGACCGAGGAGTACGCGCGCGCCCTGCTCGGCAGGCGGCGACCGGCCCTCACCGACGACGAGGTGGAGAGCGCCCTCGCCGCACGGATGGGGCGCAGGGCGATGTTCGAGCGGGATCCGGCCCCGGAACTCGGTTTCGTCCAGGAAGAGGCCACCCTCAGGCGTCCCGTGGGAGGCATGATGGTGCTGCGGCGACAGCTCGAACACCTGCTGGAGGTGGGGCGGTTGCGGCACGTCGAGATCCAGGTGATGCCCACGTCCCGCGGTGACCATCCGGGAGGAGGACGGATGCAGGTACTCAAGTTCGAGGACGGCACGGCGGTCGGCCGGGCCGACGACGAGTTCGGTGGTCGTCCCGTCACGGATCCCCGGCACCTGCGGGTCCTCGAACTGCGCTATGGCAGTATCCGGGCCGAGGCCCTGCCCGTCCGTGAATCGATGGCCTTCGTCGAACAACTGCTGGGGGAGACATGA
- a CDS encoding class I SAM-dependent methyltransferase, which yields MTDLSAAHDAAVTDRSRLADHAYNGDRDLAARQSLYQWQTPRYDLPGLVAERLRAVRGRVVDLGCGNGKFIQRLRQDRPDLPLLGLDIAPGILTSVPGPVAVADATRLPLAAESVDAALALHMLYHVPDIPQAIRELARVIARDGVLIASTNSDRDKAELDDLWQQAAGDVLGTGRGPARISLSARFSLEAAPALFGEEFSRVEVVGLPGTITVRDPEPVIAHMASYRAWADQHEVPFDATIDRARTIVTGHVARHGAYEITCLGGILVCRR from the coding sequence GTGACCGACCTGTCCGCTGCCCACGACGCTGCCGTGACCGACCGGTCCCGCCTGGCGGACCACGCCTACAACGGAGACCGGGACCTGGCCGCCAGGCAGTCGCTCTATCAGTGGCAGACACCCCGGTACGACCTCCCCGGCCTCGTTGCAGAGCGGCTGCGTGCCGTACGCGGCCGGGTCGTGGACCTCGGTTGCGGTAACGGCAAGTTCATCCAGCGGCTCCGCCAGGACCGCCCGGACCTGCCGCTGCTCGGCCTGGACATCGCCCCCGGCATCCTCACCAGTGTCCCTGGCCCGGTTGCCGTGGCGGATGCCACGAGACTGCCGCTGGCCGCGGAGAGCGTCGACGCCGCTCTCGCCCTCCACATGCTGTACCACGTGCCCGACATTCCCCAGGCGATCAGGGAACTGGCCCGGGTCATCGCCCGCGACGGAGTACTGATCGCTTCCACCAACAGCGATCGCGACAAGGCCGAGCTCGACGACCTGTGGCAGCAAGCCGCCGGCGATGTCCTCGGTACCGGCCGGGGTCCGGCCCGGATCTCGCTCAGCGCGCGCTTCTCCCTGGAGGCGGCTCCGGCGTTGTTCGGCGAGGAGTTCAGCCGGGTGGAGGTTGTCGGACTGCCGGGAACCATCACCGTCCGTGATCCGGAACCCGTCATCGCCCACATGGCTTCGTACCGCGCCTGGGCAGACCAGCACGAGGTCCCCTTCGACGCGACCATCGACAGAGCCCGCACAATCGTCACCGGCCATGTCGCCCGACACGGTGCGTACGAGATCACCTGTCTCGGCGGGATCCTTGTTTGCCGGCGCTGA
- a CDS encoding XRE family transcriptional regulator gives MGDTGIGALLVRLRSARGWTQQRVADEYNALEGRAAKTGKEIGRYEREARTPVPYARKYLAQVFGVDVALFDRAVAVSKGQRGEAGAVGFENVPSQPSLHGSRVRTEPLSADAARSAEFARFIAQRNADEFVVEQLEADVDRLARTYISHPLMEQYVEIKRLRDGVFDLLRGRQHPRQTIGLYLAASRLCGLSAHVCLDLGDYDSAATHARTARVCAETVGHEGMFAWVRAVESLIAYWTGRYEQAARLAQAGLRHRASGSIGARLASLEARASAMVGDSARALGALSDAERSREAASGRDEVGGVFDFPAAKQFAYAGTTLLAIGGQEHVQRAIASAETAIRLYRSADGDDQSVGDLFAAHLDLARGHLFLADLDGTEEKLGFVLAAPPERMSASIVRRLTALGRELGTPQYGGAAQAAHLRERIQHTAVRASLPSPAAPRAWETPAAHTPESPT, from the coding sequence ATGGGCGACACCGGAATCGGCGCCTTGCTCGTCCGGCTGCGCAGCGCGCGTGGCTGGACCCAGCAAAGGGTCGCCGACGAATACAACGCCCTGGAAGGGCGCGCAGCGAAGACCGGCAAAGAGATCGGGCGGTACGAGCGCGAAGCACGGACCCCCGTCCCTTACGCCCGAAAGTACCTGGCACAGGTCTTCGGTGTGGACGTCGCCCTGTTCGACCGAGCCGTCGCCGTCAGTAAGGGGCAGCGTGGCGAGGCCGGTGCCGTCGGTTTCGAGAACGTACCCTCTCAGCCGTCGCTCCACGGCTCCCGCGTCCGTACGGAGCCGCTCTCGGCGGACGCGGCACGGTCGGCCGAGTTCGCCCGGTTCATCGCGCAGCGCAACGCCGACGAGTTCGTCGTCGAACAACTCGAAGCGGACGTCGACCGCCTCGCCCGTACGTACATCAGCCATCCGCTGATGGAGCAGTACGTGGAGATCAAGCGGTTACGGGACGGAGTGTTCGATCTGCTGCGAGGACGTCAGCATCCTCGGCAGACCATCGGCCTCTACCTCGCCGCCTCCCGCCTCTGCGGCCTGTCGGCACACGTCTGTCTGGACCTCGGAGACTACGACTCCGCCGCCACACACGCCCGCACGGCGCGGGTCTGTGCCGAAACGGTCGGACACGAGGGGATGTTCGCCTGGGTCCGGGCAGTGGAATCGTTGATCGCGTACTGGACTGGAAGATACGAGCAGGCGGCCCGGTTGGCGCAGGCCGGTCTCCGGCACAGGGCGAGCGGCAGCATCGGTGCACGGCTGGCGAGTCTGGAGGCGCGGGCGTCGGCGATGGTCGGCGATTCGGCACGTGCGCTCGGTGCGCTGTCGGATGCCGAACGATCCCGTGAGGCGGCCTCGGGCCGGGACGAGGTAGGAGGAGTCTTCGACTTCCCTGCGGCCAAGCAGTTCGCGTACGCCGGTACAACCCTCCTGGCAATCGGCGGGCAGGAACACGTCCAGCGGGCCATCGCCAGCGCCGAGACGGCCATCCGCCTGTACCGCAGCGCTGATGGAGACGACCAGTCGGTCGGCGACCTGTTCGCTGCGCACCTCGACCTCGCCCGCGGACATCTGTTCCTGGCGGACCTGGACGGCACGGAGGAGAAACTCGGCTTCGTTCTCGCAGCCCCACCGGAGCGTATGTCGGCCAGTATCGTGCGTCGGCTCACCGCTCTCGGGCGGGAACTGGGAACGCCGCAGTACGGTGGAGCCGCGCAGGCGGCACACCTGCGCGAACGCATTCAGCACACGGCCGTTCGTGCGTCCCTGCCCTCTCCCGCTGCCCCAAGGGCGTGGGAGACCCCCGCAGCCCACACCCCGGAGTCGCCGACGTGA
- a CDS encoding ATP-binding protein codes for MASKLISGAATALPDRLPCGERDRTMFFPRRRTTPRAARDFVVATLTEWGETSRLDDMRLCASEIVTNAVLHGAPAGRQVLVRVSSLDEHLRIEVHDAGDGTPVQRVPGESAVDGRGLLIVSATADGWGVQQRTGPGKCVWASFDRDRSGASALSRDTAPKGDPS; via the coding sequence ATGGCAAGCAAACTCATCTCCGGCGCAGCCACCGCCCTGCCCGATCGCCTTCCGTGCGGGGAGCGAGACCGCACGATGTTCTTCCCCCGCCGTCGGACCACCCCACGTGCCGCTCGCGACTTCGTCGTCGCCACGCTGACCGAATGGGGTGAGACAAGCCGCCTCGACGACATGCGGCTGTGCGCCTCTGAGATCGTCACCAACGCCGTGCTCCACGGGGCGCCCGCGGGTCGACAAGTTCTCGTGCGTGTCAGCTCACTCGACGAGCACTTGCGCATCGAGGTTCACGACGCCGGCGACGGCACCCCGGTCCAACGCGTCCCCGGCGAGTCCGCCGTCGACGGGCGCGGCCTGCTGATCGTCTCCGCCACGGCGGACGGCTGGGGCGTCCAGCAGAGGACGGGACCCGGAAAGTGTGTCTGGGCCTCATTCGACCGCGACAGGAGCGGGGCGTCCGCGCTGTCCCGCGACACGGCACCGAAGGGGGACCCGTCATGA
- a CDS encoding ASCH domain-containing protein yields the protein MTDRTARVRELNLYRQYFDLVTAGTKTIEVRVKYSHLADLAAGDTIRFRVKDTDQRCDVMVLRVTEYPDFRALLDGEGPSNVNPTATRDQQLANIRTIYGPEKEILGALAIEIELTPCPGPPC from the coding sequence ATGACCGACCGCACCGCCCGTGTCCGCGAGCTCAACCTCTACCGCCAGTACTTCGACCTCGTCACCGCAGGCACCAAAACGATCGAGGTGCGGGTCAAGTACTCGCACCTCGCCGACCTCGCCGCCGGCGACACCATCCGCTTCCGCGTCAAGGACACCGACCAGCGTTGCGACGTGATGGTCCTCCGGGTCACCGAGTACCCCGACTTCAGGGCCCTTCTCGACGGCGAGGGACCGTCGAACGTCAACCCGACTGCCACCCGCGACCAGCAACTCGCCAACATCCGCACCATCTACGGACCCGAGAAGGAAATTCTTGGCGCCCTGGCCATCGAGATCGAACTCACGCCCTGCCCCGGTCCACCCTGCTGA
- a CDS encoding Lrp/AsnC family transcriptional regulator translates to MESGGALDQLDPQLLEALQLDGRTPFSRLARRLDVSERTVARRYQRLRSLGLRIVGQPVPDRLGLVRWLLRLRCTPDAAGTIADALARRPDTTWVTLASGGTELYCALNTRSADERNALLLRKLPRTPHVLSVSAHCMMRIYVGTTSTWHATRFRPAAPAVDSGAVAGRSGPLTGGSGTPTVPSGSSAASATPLTLDATDRVLFAELARDGRATLPELARAAGRSPSSVQRHLDRLRTEGALSLSVDFDPELLGYHMATQLWLNVAPAHLRTVGETLATHPAIAFAAAITGPSNLVASGVFRTPADLYDYIDGHIGPLPGIQSIETAPTLREVKRLAPALP, encoded by the coding sequence GTGGAATCCGGCGGCGCCCTGGACCAGCTCGACCCGCAACTCCTGGAGGCCCTCCAGCTCGACGGGCGGACACCCTTCAGCCGCCTCGCCCGCCGGCTGGACGTCTCCGAACGCACCGTCGCCCGCCGCTACCAGCGCCTGCGCTCCCTGGGCCTGCGCATCGTCGGCCAGCCCGTGCCCGACCGCCTGGGCCTGGTCCGCTGGCTGCTGCGGCTGCGCTGCACCCCCGACGCGGCCGGCACCATCGCCGACGCGCTGGCCCGCCGCCCCGACACCACCTGGGTCACCCTCGCCTCGGGCGGCACCGAGCTGTACTGCGCCCTCAACACCCGCAGCGCCGACGAACGCAACGCCCTCCTCCTGCGCAAACTCCCCCGCACACCGCACGTCCTGTCGGTCAGCGCGCACTGCATGATGCGGATCTACGTCGGCACCACCAGCACCTGGCACGCCACCCGCTTCCGCCCCGCCGCCCCCGCGGTGGATTCCGGCGCCGTCGCGGGGCGTTCCGGGCCACTCACGGGGGGTTCCGGTACCCCGACGGTGCCTTCCGGCTCCTCAGCCGCCTCGGCCACCCCGCTGACCCTGGACGCCACCGACCGCGTCCTCTTCGCGGAGCTGGCCCGGGACGGCCGCGCCACGTTGCCCGAACTCGCCCGGGCCGCCGGCCGCTCCCCCTCCAGCGTCCAACGCCACCTCGACCGGCTGCGCACCGAAGGGGCCCTGAGCCTCTCCGTCGACTTCGACCCCGAGCTGCTCGGCTACCACATGGCCACCCAGCTCTGGCTCAACGTGGCCCCCGCCCACCTGCGCACCGTCGGGGAGACCCTGGCCACCCACCCCGCGATCGCCTTCGCCGCCGCCATCACCGGCCCCTCCAACCTGGTTGCCTCCGGAGTCTTCCGCACCCCCGCCGACCTCTACGACTACATCGACGGGCACATCGGCCCCCTGCCGGGCATCCAGAGCATCGAGACCGCCCCCACCCTGCGCGAGGTCAAACGCCTCGCACCGGCACTGCCGTGA
- a CDS encoding MFS transporter → MRIWGPLAAVCLGTFMLLVDVTIVLVALPSMSESLGSSLSQLQWVADGYALAVAATLLGVGMLADLHGRRRVYVAGLVVFALASVVCALAPDMGWLIAARLVQGVGAAAMFTTTLSLISTLYSGRRLGLAFGVWAAVASSASALGPILGGLLTEALDWRWIFYVNVPVTVLALAMTFRYIPRSVPARDSARRPDLPGMVLFALGAGGCVYALTSSHAHGWASAGTVVPLAVAVAAFAGFVAVQRRRTHPLLDLSLFRHRAFTAAMITIAVGEGAVYGILPYTSIWLQSVQHLSPVGAGLVVLPHALAAAAVAVLSGRFVPRPSPRVGATLGLFLAGLGVGIEGFLGPDSGWPALVGGLALSGVGMGLVFQVAASLALESVPAERAGMASGTYSTFEQLGYAFGVAVFGSLAVSSMAHSLGGRVADPDGTARVLSGGGADTLLDAAPAGQRGALQDTLHAVFATGHNTLAVSAGALATACAALVFWLTRRPKGTATEGAADEPAAVPATR, encoded by the coding sequence ATGCGTATCTGGGGGCCGTTGGCCGCCGTCTGTCTGGGCACGTTCATGCTGCTCGTCGATGTCACGATCGTGCTGGTCGCGCTGCCGTCCATGTCGGAGTCCCTGGGCTCCTCGCTCTCGCAACTCCAGTGGGTCGCCGACGGCTACGCCCTCGCGGTGGCCGCCACCCTGCTCGGTGTGGGGATGCTCGCGGACCTGCACGGGCGCCGGCGCGTGTACGTGGCGGGGCTGGTCGTGTTCGCGCTCGCCTCGGTGGTCTGTGCGCTCGCACCGGACATGGGGTGGCTGATCGCGGCCCGGCTGGTGCAGGGCGTGGGGGCCGCAGCGATGTTCACCACCACCCTTTCCCTGATCAGCACCCTCTACTCGGGGCGGCGGCTCGGGCTCGCTTTCGGCGTCTGGGCCGCGGTCGCCTCCAGTGCCTCCGCGCTGGGCCCGATCCTGGGCGGGCTGCTCACCGAGGCCCTGGACTGGCGGTGGATCTTCTACGTCAACGTTCCGGTGACCGTCCTCGCCCTGGCCATGACGTTCCGCTACATCCCCCGTTCGGTTCCGGCCCGGGACTCCGCACGGCGTCCGGACCTGCCCGGCATGGTGCTCTTCGCGCTCGGCGCGGGCGGCTGCGTCTACGCGCTGACCTCCTCCCACGCCCACGGCTGGGCGTCGGCGGGCACGGTGGTGCCGCTGGCCGTGGCGGTGGCGGCGTTCGCGGGGTTCGTCGCGGTGCAGCGGCGCCGGACGCATCCGCTGCTGGATCTGTCGTTGTTCCGGCACCGGGCGTTCACCGCCGCGATGATCACGATCGCCGTCGGCGAGGGGGCGGTGTACGGGATCCTGCCCTACACGTCGATCTGGCTGCAGTCGGTGCAGCACCTCTCCCCCGTCGGCGCCGGCCTGGTCGTGCTGCCCCACGCGCTGGCGGCGGCCGCGGTGGCGGTGCTGAGCGGACGGTTCGTGCCCAGGCCCTCGCCCCGGGTGGGCGCCACGCTCGGCCTGTTCCTGGCCGGGCTCGGCGTCGGGATCGAGGGCTTCCTGGGCCCCGACTCGGGCTGGCCGGCCCTGGTCGGCGGGCTGGCCCTGAGCGGCGTCGGCATGGGGCTGGTCTTCCAGGTCGCCGCGTCCCTCGCGCTGGAGTCCGTCCCCGCCGAGCGGGCCGGCATGGCCTCGGGCACCTACAGCACGTTCGAGCAGCTCGGCTACGCCTTCGGGGTCGCCGTCTTCGGCTCCCTGGCCGTCTCCTCCATGGCCCACTCCCTGGGCGGGCGGGTCGCCGACCCGGACGGCACCGCGCGGGTGCTGTCCGGCGGAGGGGCCGACACGCTCCTCGACGCGGCCCCGGCCGGGCAGCGGGGCGCCCTCCAGGACACCCTGCACGCGGTGTTCGCCACCGGCCACAACACCCTCGCGGTGAGCGCGGGCGCCCTCGCGACGGCCTGTGCGGCGCTGGTGTTCTGGCTCACCCGCCGCCCGAAGGGCACGGCGACGGAGGGGGCCGCGGACGAGCCCGCCGCCGTACCGGCGACGCGCTGA
- a CDS encoding MFS transporter — MPLALLALAVGAFGIGTTEFVMMGLLPDVADDLGISIPTAGHLVSAYALGVVVGAPLLAAATTRMSRRAVLIALMALFVVGNALSAVAPGEISLLAARFVSGLPHGAFFGVGAVVATGMVAPERRARSVSLMFLGLTVANIVGVPAATAVGQQLGWRATFLGVSAIGVAAIAALAVLIPRDSAPAPTTGLRGELAALRSLPVWLALGTTVAGFGALFAAYSYITPMLTDAAGFAETSVTLLLALFGVGATAGNLLGGRLADHSLRGTLFGGLASLVVVLALFPLLMRTPVTAAVSVALLGMAAFVTGSPLQLMVMEKAAAAPSLASSANQAAFNLANAGGAWIGGLALAAGLGTTSPATAGAALAVLGLAVAGTAYAVDRRRAALTPAPGRERVVAGHVPEAAEAVRR, encoded by the coding sequence ATGCCCCTGGCCCTGCTCGCCCTTGCCGTGGGCGCCTTCGGCATCGGTACCACCGAGTTCGTGATGATGGGCCTGCTGCCCGACGTCGCCGACGACCTGGGCATCTCCATCCCCACCGCCGGCCACCTCGTCTCCGCCTACGCGCTCGGCGTCGTCGTCGGCGCCCCGCTGCTCGCGGCGGCGACGACCCGGATGTCGCGCCGCGCCGTCCTGATCGCCCTGATGGCGCTCTTCGTGGTCGGCAACGCCCTGTCGGCCGTCGCCCCCGGCGAGATCTCCCTGCTGGCCGCCCGCTTCGTCAGCGGCCTGCCGCACGGCGCCTTCTTCGGCGTCGGCGCGGTCGTCGCCACCGGCATGGTCGCGCCGGAACGCAGGGCCCGCTCCGTCTCCCTGATGTTCCTCGGCCTCACCGTCGCCAACATCGTCGGCGTCCCCGCCGCCACCGCCGTCGGCCAGCAGCTCGGCTGGCGGGCCACCTTCCTCGGCGTGAGCGCGATCGGCGTGGCGGCGATAGCGGCGCTGGCCGTCCTGATCCCGCGCGACAGCGCCCCCGCCCCCACCACCGGCCTGCGCGGCGAACTGGCCGCCCTGCGCTCCCTGCCCGTCTGGCTGGCGCTCGGCACGACGGTGGCGGGCTTCGGCGCGCTCTTCGCCGCGTACAGCTACATCACGCCGATGCTCACCGACGCCGCCGGGTTCGCCGAGACGAGCGTGACGCTGCTGCTGGCCCTGTTCGGCGTCGGCGCCACCGCGGGCAACCTGCTGGGCGGACGCCTGGCCGACCACTCCCTGCGCGGCACCCTCTTCGGCGGCCTCGCCTCCCTCGTCGTGGTGCTGGCGCTGTTCCCCCTGCTGATGCGTACGCCGGTCACGGCGGCCGTGTCCGTGGCGCTGCTCGGCATGGCGGCCTTCGTCACCGGCTCCCCCCTCCAGCTCATGGTGATGGAGAAGGCCGCGGCGGCCCCCTCCCTCGCCTCCTCGGCCAACCAGGCCGCCTTCAACCTGGCCAACGCCGGCGGCGCCTGGATCGGCGGCCTCGCCCTCGCGGCGGGCCTCGGCACCACGTCCCCGGCGACGGCGGGCGCCGCCCTGGCGGTCCTCGGCCTGGCGGTCGCGGGCACGGCGTACGCGGTGGACCGCCGCCGGGCGGCCCTCACCCCGGCCCCCGGCCGCGAGCGCGTGGTCGCGGGACACGTGCCGGAGGCGGCGGAGGCGGTACGGCGGTGA
- a CDS encoding endonuclease/exonuclease/phosphatase family protein encodes MAQQAYMTETDSGGSDPERRANRLRRLFDRVVTGWRGDRRIWRRGLVTAAVAILLAGVMAAHSRIPNAIGNLGSLTETFLPWFGLLVPVLLVIALVRKSATALIALVLPVSVWLNLFGGLFFDKTGSGGDLTVATHNVNADNADPAGTARAVAAAGADVLALEELKASAVPTYEKALEEKYPHHAVVGTVGLWSKYPVSGVKAVDIELGWKRAMRATVATPSGPIAVYVAHLPSVRVKLEAGFTARQRDKSAEALGKAIGHEKLPRKILLGDLNGTMNDRSLTAITSQLRSPQGAVGDGFGFSWPASFPMARIDQILVTGVEPTTSWTLPATGSDHLPIAARVKVDTTAS; translated from the coding sequence ATGGCGCAGCAGGCGTACATGACGGAGACGGACAGCGGCGGCTCGGATCCGGAGCGCCGCGCAAACCGGCTTCGGCGCCTGTTCGACCGGGTGGTCACCGGCTGGCGCGGCGACCGCCGGATCTGGCGCCGGGGACTGGTCACCGCCGCCGTCGCGATCCTCCTGGCCGGTGTCATGGCGGCCCACTCGCGCATCCCGAACGCCATCGGCAACCTCGGCAGCCTCACCGAGACCTTCCTGCCCTGGTTCGGCCTGCTGGTCCCGGTCCTGCTGGTGATCGCCCTGGTCCGCAAGTCCGCGACGGCGCTGATCGCGCTGGTCCTGCCGGTGAGCGTGTGGCTGAACCTCTTCGGCGGCCTGTTCTTCGACAAGACCGGCTCCGGCGGCGACCTCACGGTGGCCACGCACAACGTCAACGCCGACAACGCCGACCCGGCGGGCACCGCCCGCGCGGTCGCCGCCGCCGGCGCGGACGTGCTGGCCCTGGAGGAACTGAAGGCGTCCGCCGTACCGACGTACGAGAAGGCGCTGGAGGAGAAGTACCCGCACCACGCGGTCGTGGGCACCGTCGGGCTGTGGAGCAAGTACCCGGTCAGCGGCGTGAAGGCCGTCGACATCGAACTGGGCTGGAAGCGCGCGATGCGCGCCACCGTCGCCACCCCGTCCGGTCCGATCGCCGTGTACGTCGCTCACCTGCCCTCCGTACGGGTGAAGCTGGAGGCCGGTTTCACCGCCCGGCAGCGGGACAAGAGCGCCGAGGCCCTCGGTAAGGCCATCGGCCACGAGAAGCTGCCCCGCAAGATCCTGCTCGGCGACCTCAACGGCACCATGAACGACCGCTCGCTCACCGCGATCACCTCCCAGCTGCGCTCCCCGCAGGGCGCCGTCGGCGACGGCTTCGGCTTCAGCTGGCCGGCGTCCTTCCCGATGGCCCGCATCGACCAGATCCTGGTCACCGGCGTCGAACCGACGACCAGCTGGACCCTCCCGGCGACCGGCAGCGACCACCTTCCGATCGCCGCGCGTGTGAAGGTCGACACAACGGCTTCCTAG